The following are encoded together in the Hirundo rustica isolate bHirRus1 unplaced genomic scaffold, bHirRus1.pri.v3 unplaced_BUSCO_368798at7742, whole genome shotgun sequence genome:
- the WDR83 gene encoding WD repeat domain-containing protein 83, which translates to MAPPPSTASSAAAGRGPAPSPCRPRPHPRYRPRSSHGVPEAAARPARAAPGSGCRPCSAGRERCGPPAFNADGNYCLTCGSDKTLKLWNPHKGTALRTYQGHGYEVLDAAGSFDNSQICSGGADKAVALWDVTTGQVVRKYRGHAGKVNCVQFNQEATVIVSGSIDSTVRCWDCRSRRPDPIQVLDEAKDGISSVKLSAHEILTGSVDGRVRRYDLRTGQLCSDYIGSPITSVCFSKDGQCVLAASLDSTLRLLDKDTGELLGEYTGHRSTTYRLDCVLNEQDTHVGCASEDGSVYFWDLVEGSLALSLPVGQGVVQSLAFHPRLPCLLAATQGQVTLWREDNFQPDGDPGA; encoded by the exons ATGGCCCCGCCGCCTTCAACCGCCTCTTCCGCCGCCGCCGGAAGGGGCCCGGCCCCATCCCCGTGCCGCCCCCGGCCCCATCCGCGGTACCGGCCCCGCTCCAGCCATGGCGTTCCCGAGGCCGCGGCCCGCCCGGCCCGAGCTGCCCCCGGCAGCGGGTGCAGACCCTGCAGTGCGGGCAGGGAGCGGTGCGGGCCGCCCGCTTTCAACG CGGACGGGAATTACTGCCTGACGTGCGGCAGCGACAAGACGCTGAAGCTCTGGAACCCGCACAAGGGCACAGCCCTGCGCACTTACCAGGGCCACGGCTACGAGGTGCTGGACGCCGCGGG ATCCTTCGACAACAGCCAGATCTGCTCCGGCGGCGCCGACAAGGCCGTGGCGCTCTGGGACGTGACCACGGGGCAAGTGGTCCGCAAGTACCGGGGACACGCCGGG AAGGTGAACTGCGTCCAGTTCAACCAGGAAGCCACTGTCATTGTGTCCG gctCCATCGACTCCACGGTGCGGTGCTGGGActgccgctcccgccgccccgaCCCCATCCAGGTGTTGGACGAGGCCAAGGACGGCATCTCCAGCGTGAAGCTCTCAGCCCACGAGATCCTGACGGG CTCCGTGGACGGGCGCGTCCGGCGCTACGACCTCCgcacagggcagctctgctccgACTACATCGGCA GCCCCATCACCAGCGTGTGCTTCAGCAAGGACGGGCAGTGCGTGCTGGCCGCCAGCCTGGACTCCACGCTGCGGCTGCTGGACAAGGACaccggggagctgctgggcgA GTACACGGGTCACCGCAGCACCACGTACAGGCTGGACTGCGTCCTGAACGAGCAGGACACGCACGTGGGCTGCGCCTCCGAGGACGGCAGCGTCTACTTCTGGGACCTGGTAGAG gGTTCGCTGGCGCTCAGCCTGCCCGTGGGGCAGGGCGTGGTGCAGTCGCTGGCCTTCCACCCGcgcctgccctgcctgctggcGGCCACCCAGGGCCAGGTGACGCTGTGGCGCGAGGACAACTTCCAGCCCGACGGGGACCCCGGCGCCTGA
- the MAN2B1 gene encoding LOW QUALITY PROTEIN: lysosomal alpha-mannosidase (The sequence of the model RefSeq protein was modified relative to this genomic sequence to represent the inferred CDS: inserted 5 bases in 5 codons): MAVPGAAAVPLLLLLLGAAAGCGYQSCPPTRPDMLNVHLVPHSHDDVGWLKTVDQYYYGVRNWDQHAGVQYILDSVVAQLAADPXRRFVYAEVAFLARWWRQQDRATRSLLRELVQEGRLEFVGGGWCMSDEAAAHYGPALEQLXLGRRLLRRLFGAXGTPRVAWQIDPFGHARHLAATFAQMGYDGLFLGRVDHQDKWVRLQRRELELLWRGSSSLEPPQADIFTGILPNVYDPPAGLCWDQLCADAPLVDGDGPERNVDAVVDSFLGAAATQAQQYRTNHILMTMGSDFHYENAHLWFKNLDKLIAHTNAQQANGSRVHALYSTPSCYLRELHRANLTWPLKTDDFFPYSDGPHQFWTGYFSSRPALKGYERLSSGFLQVCSQLEALAGXAARVGPYGPGDSSVLREAVAVAQHHDAVAGTERQHVANDYARQLAKGWDTCQVLVANALSLLGGTKDPLEFCNALNVSVCPLSEASPQVSAPGSPSILYNPLARALAWPVAPARRGQLLRRQRPPGPARGQPGAAGVRRHAAAAGRRRGAPGELLFQAWAPPLGFSAFGVQRLSSGSPPEPPSPPGDAEPWIENEHLRVLFDPVTGHLSEIHNLAEGLSLPVFQSFYWYNASTGDALSXQASGAYIFRPNASDPIPVAKAAATRLLKTPLVQELQQNFSAWCSQVLRLRPGQPYLELEWSVGPIPVSDGLGKEVISRFRTPLATAGRFHTDSNGRQVLERRRDYRPTWNLSQSEPVAGNYYPVNTRIFIEDGKVQLTVLTDRSQGGSSVLDGSLELMVHRRLLRDDGRGLGEALDEPGADGRGLAVRGRHLLLLGASAAAEAAWQRPKGAGDGEPPHLVLAAGPGPHLRQVSGAGMAGSPAPGRGSLVSPAPGEQGGALWSHLPQVSRAGSPPHLRSPQFSRAAPAAAAHLHLLSLEARGAGSVLLRLEHLYERGESRNGSRPATVDLTTLFSAFTVTSCGRWRWAGTCPWRASPACSGTRTQAPPSRGGRPGRTRGACGWSPWRSAPSWPRCGTGGPARGGPEPGTPPPANKNKKKNLCIRSAPPPHTEV, encoded by the exons ATGGCGGtgcccggggcggcggcggtgccgctgctgctgctcctgctcggGGCGGCCGCGGGCTGCGGGTACCAG TCGTGCCCCCCGACCCGTCCGGACATGCTGAACGTGCACCTGGTGCCGCACTCGCACGACGACGTGGGCTGGCTCAAGACGGTGGATCAGTACTACTACGGGG tgcGGAACTGGGACCAGCACGCCGGTGTCCAGTACATCCTGGACTCGGTGGTGGCCCAGCTGGCCGCCGACC CCCGGCGCTTCGTCTACGCCGAGGTGGCGTTCCTGGCGCGCTGGTGGCGGCAGCAGGACCGGGCCACCAGGAGCctgctcagggagctggtgcAGGAGG GCCGGCTGGAGTTCGTGGGGGGCGGCTGGTGCATGAGCGACGAGGCGGCGGCGCACTACGGGCCGGcgctggagcagc ggctgggccgcCGCCTCCTGCGCCGCCTCTTCGGGG GCGGCACCCCGCGCGTGGCCTGGCAGATCGACCCCTTCGGCCACGCCCGCCACCTGGCCGCCACCTTCGCGCAG ATGGGCTATGACGGGCTCTTCCTGGGCCGTGTGGATCACCAGGACAAGTGGGTGCGGCTGCAGCGccgggagctggagctgctctggaggggcagcagcagcctggagcccCCCCAGGCCGACATCTTCACCG ggatcCTGCCCAACGTCTACGACCCCCCGGCCGGGCTGTGCTGGGACCAGCTCTGCGCCGACGCGCCGCTGGTGGACGGCGACGGCCCCGAGCGCAACGTGGACGCCGTGGTCGACTCCTTCCTGGGGGCCGCGGCCACGCAG gcccAGCAGTACCGCACCAACCACATCCTCATGACCATGGGCTCCGACTTCCACTACGAGAACGCGCACCTGTGGTTCAAGAACCTGGACAAGCTCATCGCCCACACCAACG CCCAGCAAGCCAACGGCAGCCGCGTCCACGCCCTGTACTCCACGCCCTCGTGTTACCTGCGGGAGCTGCACCGGGCCAACCTCACCTG gcccCTCAAGACGGACGATTTCTTCCCCTACTCGGACGGGCCCCACCAGTTCTGGACCGGCTACTTCAGCAGCCGCCCGGCGCTCAAGGGCTACGAGCGGCTCAGCAGCGGCTTCCTGCAG GTCTGCAGCCAGCTGGAAGCCctggcgg cggcggcgcgggtCGGTCCCTACgggcctggggacagctccgTGCTCC GCGAGGCCGTGGCCGTGGCGCAGCACCACGACGCCGTGGCCGGCACCGAGAGGCAGCACGTGGCCAACGACTACGCCCGGCAGCTGGCCAAGGGCTGGGACACCTGCCAG GTGCTGGTGGCCAACGCCCTGTCCCTCCTGGGGGGCACCAAGGACCCCCTGGAATTCTGCAACGCCCTCAACGTCAGCGTGTGCCCCCTCAGCGAGGCCAGCCCTCAGGTGAGCGCCCCTGG ttCACCGTCCATCCTCTACAACCCCCTGGCCCGCGCCCTGGCCTGGCCCGTTGCGCCTGCCCGTCGGGGGCAGCTCCTACGCCGTCAGCGACCCCCAGGGCCGGCCCGTGGCCAGCCAG GTGCTGCCGGTGTCCGGCGTCacgcggcggctgcggggcggCGCCGGGGGGCCCCGGGGGAGCTCCTGTTCCAGGCCTGGGCCCCCCCCTTGGGCTTCAGCGCCTTCGGGGTGCAGCGGCTGAGCTCGGGGagccccccggagccccccagccccccggGGGACGCGGAGCCGTGGATCGAGAACGAG CACCTGCGCGTCCTCTTCGACCCCGTCACGGGGCACCTGAGCGAGATCCACAACCTGGCCGAGGGGCTCTCGCTGCCCGTCTTCCAGAGCTTCTACTG GTACAACGCCAGCACCGGGGACGCGCTCT CCCAAGCCTCGGGCGCGTACATCTTCCGCCCCAACGCCTCCGATCCCATCCCCGTGGCCAAAGCCGCGGCCACGCGCCTGCTCAAG ACCCCgctggtgcaggagctgcagcagaactTCTCGGCGTGGTGCTCGCAGGTGCTGCGCCTGCGCCCGGGGCAGCCCTACCTGGAGCTGGAGTGGAGCGTGGGGCCCATCCCCGTGTC GGACGGGCTGGGCAAGGAGGTGATCAGCCGCTTCCGGACGCCGCTGGCCACGGCCGGGCGCTTCCACACCGACTCCAACGGGCGCCAGGTGCTGGAGCGCAG GCGTGACTACCGGCCCACCTGGAACCTGAGCCAGAGCGAGCCCGTGGCCGGGAATTATTATCCCGTGAACACGCGGATCTTCATCGAG GACGGCAAGGTGCAGCTGACGGTGCTGACGGATCGCTCCCAGGGCGGCAGCAGCGTCCTGGACGGGTCCCTGGAGCTGATG GTGCACCGGCGCCTGCTGAGGGACGACGGCCGGGGGCTGGGCGAGGCGCTGGACGAGCCAGGTGCCGACGGGCGGGGCCTGGCGGTGCGCGGCCGGCACCTGTTGCTGCTGGGCGCGTcggcggcggcggaggcggcTTGGCAACGCCCCAAGGGCGCAGGAGATGGCGAGCCCCCGCACCTGGTGCTGGCAGCGGGCCCGGGGCCTCACCTGCGCCaggtgagcggggccgggatgGCAGGGTCACCTGCGCCAG GGCGGGGCTCTCTGGTCTCACCTGCCCCAGGTGAGCAGGGCGGGGCTCTCTGGTCTCACCTGCCCCAGGTGAGCAGGGCGGGCTCTCCCCCTCACCTGCGCTCCCCGCAGTTCTCTCGGGCTGCGCCGGCCGCTGCCGCCCACCTGCACCTGCTGTCGCTGGAGGCGCGCGGCGCCGGGAGCGTGCTGCTGCGCCTGGAGCACCTGTACGAGCGCGGGGAGAGCCGGAACGGCTCCCGGCCCGCCACCGTCGACCTGACG ACCCTTTTCTCGGCCTTCACCGTCACCTCGTGCGGGAGATGGCGCTGGGCGGGGACGTGCCCCTGGAGAGCGTCTCCCGCCTGCTCTGGAACACGGACACAG gCACCCCCAAGCCGCGGCGGGCGCCCCGGCCGGACCCGCGGCGCGTGCGGCTGGAGCCCATGGAGATCCGCACCTTCCTGGCCTCGGTGCGGTACCGGGGGCCCGGCGAGGGGGGGTCCTGAGCCGGGGACCCCCCCGCCCGcgaataaaaataaaaaaaaaaacctctgcatTCGGAGCGCGCCCCCCCCGCACACCGAGGTG
- the IER2 gene encoding immediate early response gene 2 protein — MEEAQRLLTVSVWKLYRCRLRRGGLRLHRSLQLSLLVRAARHRYLSARAAAESLPGAACGQSPQREPGRDPRAARCPDPAEPAAGSRREWASPRKECTGDRPNLPTGAPAKKRRSGGSAGPGPGPVPSKRARLEAEAPPLPPGRCSGPPAAAFGFVLRAVGAC, encoded by the exons ATGGAGGAGGCGCAGCGGCTGCTGACGGTGTCGGTGTGGAAGCTTTACCGGTGCCGCCTGCGGCGGGGCGGCCTCCGCCTGCACCGGAGCCTGCAGCTCTCGCTGCTCGTCCGCGCCGCCCGCCACCGCTACCTGagcgcccgcgccgccgccgagAGCCTCCCGGGAGCGGCGTGCGGGCAGAGCCCCCAACGGGAACCGGGCCGGGACCCCCGAGCCGCCCGCTGCCCGGACCCAGCGGAACCGGCCGCCGGCAGCCGGCGGGAATGGGCGAGCCCCCGGAAGGAATGCACCGGGGACCGCCCGAACCTCCCGACCGGAGCCCCCGCA AAGAAGCGGAGAAGCggcggctcggcggggccgggcccgggcccggtACCGAGCAAACGGGCGCGGCTGGAAGCGGaggcgccgccgctgcccccgggGCGCTGCTCGGGGCCGCCCGCGGCCGCCTTCGGCTTCGTGCTCCGGGCCGTGGGGGCGTGCTGA
- the WDR83OS gene encoding PAT complex subunit Asterix: MADPRRPGKVARYKPPATETNPALEDPTPDYMNLLGMVFSMCGLMLKLKWCAWIAVYCSFISFANSRSSEDTKQMMSSFMLSISAVVMSYLQNPQPMSPPW; this comes from the exons ATGGCGGACCCGCGGAGACCCGGCAAGGTGGCCAG GTACAAGCCCCCGGCCACCGAGACCAACCCGGCGCTGGAAGACCCGACCCCCGACTACATGAACCTGCTGGGGATGGTGTTCAGCATGTGCGGGCTCATGCTCAAG CTCAAGTGGTGCGCCTGGATCGCCGTCTACTGCTCCTTCATCAGCTTCGCCAACTCGCGCAGCTCCGAGGACACCAAGCAAATGATGAGCAGCTTCAT GCTCTCCATCTCGGCCGTGGTCATGTCGTACCTGCAGAACCCCCAGCCCATGTCCCCGCCGTGGTGA
- the NACC1 gene encoding nucleus accumbens-associated protein 1: protein MAQTLQMEIPNFGNSILECLNEQRLQGLFCDVSVVVKGHAFKAHRAVLAASSSYFRDLFHSSKSAVVELPAAVQPQSFQQILSFCYTGRLSMNVGDQFLLMYTAGFLQIQEIMEKGTEFFLKVSSPSCDSQGLHGDDAPGSEPQSPAAQASAAQGWAAALPLVSRVKTEQGEPDGVQCTFVVKRLWDGAPKDAGGNGSRKMAKFSEAAPRPPPPPPANSSAANSGANAAAPGAAADQTSPGGTSSAYTSDSPGSFHNEEDEEEDAGEEGSDEQYRQICNMYTMYSMMNVGPAAAEKVEALPEQPPPEPRARARLRQDLASLPAELVTQIGNRCHPKLYDEGDPAEKLELVTGTNVYITRAQLMNCHVSAGTRHKVLLRRLLASFFDRNTLANSCGTGIRSSTNDPSRKPLDSRVLHAVKFYCQNFAPNFKESEMNAIAADMCTNARRVVRKSWIPKLKLLMAEGDSYTSFINDTGKLEPDIMGPEPPFEAGAPSPRGAPQGRGCSDTPPPPSRRPPGWGWGGGCTLHTGGGV, encoded by the exons aTGGCGCAGACGCTGCAGATGGAGATCCCCAACTTCGGCAACAGCATCCTGGAGTGCCTGAACGAGCAGCGCCTGCAGGGGCTCTTCTGCGACGTCTCGGTGGTGGTCAAGGGCCACGCCTTCAAAGCCCACCGGGCCGTGCTGGCCGCCAGCAGCTCCTACTTCCGAGACCTGTTCCACAGCTCCAAGAGCGCCGTGGTGGAGCTGCCGGCCGCCGTGCAGCCCCAGTCCTTCCAGCAGATCCTCAGCTTCTGCTACACCGGCCGCCTCAGCATGAACGTGGGCGACCAGTTCCTGCTCATGTACACGGCGGGCTTCCTGCAGATCCAGGAGATCATGGAGAAGGGCACCGAGTTCTTCCTCAAGgtcagctcccccagctgcgACTCGCAGGGGCTGCACGGCGACGACGCGCCGGGCTCGGAGCCGCAGAGCCCGGCGGCGCAGGCCTCGGCGGCGCAGGGCTGGGCGGCCGCGCTGCCGCTGGTGTCGCGGGTCAAGACGGAGCAGGGCGAGCCCGACGGCGTGCAGTGCACCTTCGTGGTCAAGCGCCTCTGGGACGGGGCCCCCAAGGACGCCGGCGGCAACGGCAGCCGCAAAATGGCCAAATTCTCCGaggccgccccgcgcccgccgccgccgccgcccgccaaCAGCAGCGCCGCCAACAGCGGTGCCAACGCGGCGGCGCCCGGCGCGGCCGCCGACCAGACCAGCCCCGGCGGCACCTCCAGCGCCTACACCAGCGACAGCCCGGGCTCCTTCCACAacgaggaggacgaggaggaggacgCGGGCGAGGAAGGCTCGGACGAGCAGTACCGGCAGATCTGCAACATGTACACCATGTACAGCATGATGAACGTGGGGCCCGCAG CCGCCGAGAAGGTGGAAGCGCTGCCCGAGCAGCCGCCGCCGGAGCCCCGGGCCCGCGCCCGCCTGCGCCAGGACCTGGCGTCGCTGCCGGCCGAGCTGGTCACGCAGATCGGCAACCGCTGCCACCCCAAGCTCTACGACGAGGGCGACCCCGCCGAGAAGCTGGAGCTCGTCACCG GCACCAACGTGTACATCACGCGGGCGCAGCTGATGAACTGCCACGTCAGCGCGGGCACGCGGCACAAGGTGCTGCTGCGCCGCCTCCTCGCCTCCTTCTTCGACAG GAACACGCTGGCCAACAGCTGCGGGACCGGCATCCGCTCGTCCACCAACGACCCCAGCCGGAAGCCGCTGGACAGCCGGGTGCTGCACGCCGTCAAGT TTTACTGCCAGAACTTCGCGCCCAACTTCAAGGAGAGCGAGATGAACGCCATCGCGGCCGACATGTGCACCAACGCGCGGCGCGTGGTGCGCAAGAGCTGGATCCCCAAGCTCAAGCTGCTCATGGCCGAGGGCGACTCCTACACCTCCTTCATCAACGACACCGGCAAGCTGGAGCCCGACATCATGGGCCCCGAGCCCCCCTTCGAGGCGGGGGCGCCGAGCCCGAGGGGGGCCCCGCAGGGGAGGGGCTGCAGTgacacccccccccctccctccaggaGACCcccgggatggggatggggagggggctgcacCCTCCACACAGGGGGGGGGGTGTGA
- the TRMT1 gene encoding LOW QUALITY PROTEIN: tRNA (guanine(26)-N(2))-dimethyltransferase (The sequence of the model RefSeq protein was modified relative to this genomic sequence to represent the inferred CDS: inserted 1 base in 1 codon), giving the protein MRGAARAAAAALRTLSRTPPLPPAMDGASPSNGAGAAPGVGGSAGPPQDRESPSRESSPEPGETLITEGRATIAFPSTNEVFYNPVQGFNRDLTCAVLTEFARLQLRPKGIRVVLPGEEEVGDPPEPGDPPEPGDPPEPLRAARPGEPCEGGLRVLEALAASGLRSVRFAREVPGLGAVVASDRSPRAARLMXRNVARNGVGGLVTPRLADARMLMYQSKAEREPFDVIDLDPYGSPAPFLDAAVQAVSEGGLLCVTCTDVAVMAGNSAETCYSKYGAVSLKGRFCHEMALRIVLHSLDLRANCYQRFVVPLLSVSADFYVRVFVRVFTGQAKVKASASKQALVFHCVGCGSHHLQRLGRATSHGSGFKYSAATGPPVGPTCEFCQQRHQVGGPVWAEPLHDPAFVERVLAALERSPGRFRSEPRLRGMLSVIAEELSDVPLYYTLDGLSSTIRSNTPSLLQLRSALLHAGFRVSLSHACRNAVKTDAPPAALWDIMRCWAKLHPVKLERLPDSSPAARILSVEPTLQASFALHEDANPSSRKRGLKRFPENPEPFWGPKARAKPGGGIAPSLQEKRERLQNKRTQRPDGAGLKQFPCKRFREGCCPQGEHCCYSHEPPPGSPPINH; this is encoded by the exons ATGCGCGGGGCGGCGCGCGCGG CCGCTGCAGCTCTCAGGACCCTCAGCAGaacccccccgctcccccccgcCATGGACGGCGCTTCCCCCTCCAACGGCGCGGGGGCTGCCCCGGGGGTGGGGGGCTCGGCCGGACCCCCCCAGGACCGGGAGAGCCCCAGCCGGGAGAGCTCCCCCGAGCCCGGGGAGACGCTGATCACCGAGGGCCGCGCCACCATCGCCTTCCCCAGCACCAACGAGGTGTTCTACAACCCCGTGCAGGGCTTCAACCGCGACCTCAC cTGCGCCGTCCTGACCGAATTCGCCCGGCTCCAGCTGCGCCCCAAAGGAATTCGGG TCGTCCTTCCCGGCGAGGAAGAAGTGGGGGACCCCCCCGAGCCCGGGGACCCCCCCGAGCCCGGGGACCCCCCCGAGCCCCTtcgggcggcgcggccgggggaGCCCTGTGAG ggGGGTCTGCGGGTGCTGGAGGCGCTGGCGGCCTCGGGGCTGCGCTCGGTTCGCTTCGCCCGCGAGGTGCCGGGGCTCGGCGCCGTGGTGGCCAGCGACCGCTCCCCGCGCGCCGCCCGCCTCA CCCGCAACGTGGCCCGCAACGGCGTCGGGGGGCTCGTCACCCCCCGCCTGGCCGACGCCAG GATGCTGATGTACCAGAGCAAAGCCGAGCGGGAGCCCTTCGACGTCATCGACCTGGATCCCTACGGGAGCCCCGCGCCCTTCCTGGACGCGGCCGTGCAGGCCGTCAGCGAGGGCG ggctgctgtgcgTCACCTGCACGGACGTGGCCGTGATGGCCGGCAACAGCGCCGAGACCTGCTACAGCAAATACGGCGCCGTGTCCCTCAAGGGCCGCTTCTGCCACGAGATG GCGCTGCGGATCGTCCTGCACAGCCTCGACCTGCGCGCCAACTGCTACCAGCGCTTCGTGGTGCCGCTGCTGTCGGTCAGCGCCGACTTCTACGTGCGCGTCTTCGTCAGGGTCTTCACGGGCCAGGCCAAGGTCAAGGCCTCGGCCAG CAAACAGGCGCTGGTGTTCCACTGCGTGGGCTGCGGCTCGCACCACCTGCAGCGCCTGGGCAGGGCCACGAGCCACGGCAGCGG GTTCAAGTACAGCGCAGCCACGGGGCCGCCCGTGGGCCCCACCTGCGAATTCTGCCAGCAGCGCCACCAG GTGGGGGGCCCGGTGTGGGCCGAGCCCCTGCACGACCCCGCCTTCGTGGAGCGGGTGCTGGCGGCGCTGGAGCGGAGCCCCGGGCGCTTCCGCAGCGAGCCGCGGCTGCGGGGGATGCTCAGCGTCATCGCCGAG gagctgagtgACGTCCCCCTGTACTACACCTTGGACGGGCTGAGCAGCACCATCCGCAGCAACACGCCGtcgctgctgcagctgag GTCGGCCCTGCTGCACGCGGGGTTCCGCGTCTCGCTGTCCCACGCCTGCCGCAACGCCGTGAAGACGGACGCGCCCCCGGCCGCGCTCTGGGACATCATGCGCTGCTGG GCCAAGCTCCACCCGGTGAAGCTGGAGCGGCTCCCGGACTCCAGCCCGGCCGCCCGGATCCTCTCGGTGGAGCCCAC gCTCCAGGCTTCCTTCGCCCTCCACGAGGACGCCAACCCCAGCTCGCGGAAGCGCGGCCTGAAGCGGTTCCCGGAGAACCCCGAGCCTTTTTGGGGTCCCAAGGCCAGGGCCAAGCCGGG GGGGGGCATCGCCCCCTCCCTGCAGGAGAAGCGGGAGCGGCTCCAGAACAAGCGGACGCAGCGCCCGGACGGGGCCGGGCTCAAACAATTCCCCTGCAAACGCTTCCGGGAG ggctgctgtccccagggcgaGCACTGCTGCTACTCCCACGAGCCCCCCCCCGGCAGCCCCCCAATAAATCACTGA